AAAATTATCAGGCGGAAAAATAATTTCTCCTGACTTGCAGATTGATCTCTCATCATATGGCATTTACGATATATCAGGCAAATTTTCCTATACCCACTCTCATCAGGAAGATGACTGGAATGACACTGTCACTCAAGATGATTACAATGCAGAGCTTGATCTGAACTGGCATAAGAATGACCTTAAGGCAACTGTATCTATGGATTACCTGATTGATTCTTACCAGGTGCAATCCTGGCTCCAGAAAGAAAACTGGATTCTTGAACAGGCAGGATTATGGCTGGGTGTTGACCCTGATATAATATCGGTTTCGTTTAAATATAGTCATAATATCATTCTGGGAAAGAATTTAAGTTTGCTGCTTTCTAATGAACCCTACCTGAGCAAGTTTGACCGTAAATCCTTTCTGGAAACTAATAACTACCTTGATCTTTCTTCGGAATTTCTGCAGGAACATGTTCCTGTTAATCACACAATCTGCTGGCAATATGAAAGGAATTTTACGGCTGCAATCAGCTTGAACTCAAAGTATATAGTGAACCAGATGAATTATGTGATGCCTGATGGATGGAATGATGTGTATTATGAGCCGGAATATCTGGATAATTGGGAAAATGTAATTTCTGCCAGATTAAGCTGGAAATGGCATGATGTCTCTTTTGATCATCAGGCAGAATACACAATTTATGAAAATAAAATCAATTTTGCTCCTGAATTTGCTTTTGATAACAACCTGAAATATGTATATCAAAAACTTTCAGCAGAACTGGAATTGAATTATAATACTGGTCACAGTGATCAGGATGATAAATATCTGGAAGATGTTTTGCTCATTAATTTTGGGCTTGAATACCAGATATTAAATAATCTGCTGCTTGCAGCAAAAGTAGAAAATATCGCAAATATTGATTACCAGGAATATGACCTGTCGCCAAAGAAAGCTGCAGTAGTATTGGGAGGGTTTGAACTAAGTTTTTAGTGCTTTAGGATTGGGAGATTAAATAAAGCACATTATTATTGAGAGGGTGAACTATGCGGAAGAAAGTAAAAAAACATGATAATGTAACTACTATTATGCTGGTGGAAGACGAAGAAATAAATTTAAGGCTCATGGAAGGGATGCTGGGACATCTGGGTCATAAAGTGATCCCTGCCCGTAATGGCAGAGAAGCTATTAAAAAATTCAATAAATTCCATCCTGATATTGTGCTCCTGGATATCCTGATGCCCAGAGTTTCCGGTATTGAAGTGCTCAAAGAGATCAGAGCAAAAGATACTGGCACTATCGTAATTATGGTCACAGCTTCTAATAAAGAAGAACATGCCATTGAATCACTCCGGCTCGGGGCTAATAACTACTTAAAAAAGCCCGTTCATTACGATGATTTGGTTCCCCTTATTCATAAATATAATTCCACTATACAAAAAAAATCCCTGGAAAAACTGGTTCTTAGTAAAATGATCAGCCGGAAATTTACCATGGAAATAGAGAATGACCTCCAGATCATCCCTAAGATCGCCCAGTATCTGGCAAATGAAACCAGTACAATATTTGATAAAGATGATATTATTTCTGTAAATATTGCTCTTTTGGAACTGCTCGTGAACGCTTATGAACATGGGAATCTGGGTATTTCCTATGAAGATAAATCAAAAGCTATTGCCGAAAAAAGATTAGACCGGCTTTATCAGGAAAGAACAAATAATCCCGCATATAAAAACCGCAAAATAAAAATTGAATTTACTCTCGAAAAGGATTCCTGCGAATGGTTCATTACTGATCAGGGAGATGGCTTTAGCAGTGTTAAATATACCGAACTCGATGATAATGATCGGGAAAATGAACATGGCAGAGGTATCTTTATCAGTAATTTCCACCTTGATGAACTGGAATACGTAGATAAAGGAAATATTGTCCGAGCTTTAAAGAAAAAGAAATAATTCGCTTTTTTATGATCATAAAAATACCCTGTTAACTAAGTGAACGCAGTTAACAGAGTATATTTTTACTCACATTTCTATATTACATGCAATCACTCAGACCCCCAGTCGGAGCAACGAAATATTTGTGGCATAATCACTACAGATGTAAATCTGAAAGTGGCAAATTTACCACTCCCGGGTATTTCCTATTTCTTCAAATCCGTTCATAAAGCTTATTCGGTAAACATTTCATGTGGAACAAATTATGCTTCAACATATATGTTATATTATTCTTTAACAGGGTATTATTTAATACCAAATAAAGGTATCAATGAAGAATTTTATTGTTGACATGAATAGTGGTATAAGAGATATTTTATAGGTGATTAATTAATTATTACTTAAGAAAATTATCGTAGTTTAATGGGGGGGGGGTAAATGAAAGTTGCTGAGTTTTTTTTCATTCTGTTTATATTACTCATAGTTAGTTGCAGGTTGCATGACTATCCACAGACGCTCGTGGAAGAATCTCAACACAGCAAAAAAGAAGTATCTCGGTTTGAAGTGATCGATTTGAATGACGATGGTGAAGATGAAATACTTACAGTAAAAGAAAAAGATAACGAATTTTCTGAGATTATTTTGCAGGATGGTAATTTTGAGACTTTTTCTCAGTTAAATTACCTGGCAAATATCAATAGATTAAGTTTTTTTGATGTTAATGGTGATAGGGAGAAGGAAATATTTGTCAGTGGAGTCACACCGAATGGTGAGATATTTCTTAATCAAGTACATTATGAGTGGAAGAAAACATTACATAGAAGTGAAAAACCACTTCTCTTAAAAAACAGACAAGATAAATTACCAATAGGCAAGCGTTGTTACAGCAATTTTGGCGTAGAAGGGATGTTAGATATCGATGATGATGGCACTCAGGAAATTATAATCCGCGGAGCAGCCGGATTTGCATGTTACCCGCGGGGTCTTTGGCTGATAGATGCAAAAACAGGAGAAGAGAAATGGCATTATGAGATTGCTGGCAACATCTTATGCGTAAATAATGCTGATCTGGATCAAGATGGTGAAACAGAGTTTATACTCTCTACTGAAGCTAATAAAAATCAAGGTAATATCATTAATCAAACTGATGATCATCATAGCTATTTGATCATCTTAAATAAATATGGTGAAACCCTTTTTAGAGAGGAACTATCTCGGGGATATAGTAAAATATACAGCTTCCTGGAAGATATTGACGTGGATGGAAACGATGAGATAATCGCAGTGAAAACCACCTGGGGCAAGCAACAAGAAAGAAATGGTATCTATATATACAAATGGGTTAATAACAGATTATCCCTGTTGCGAGAAAAACAGTTTGAGATACCATTCTCTAGAAATGGAGGCGTTTACTGTGAAGATTTGGATAATGATGGCAAAAGTGAAGTATTCGTAATAACCGCAGAAAATGAATTATTGGTTTTCAATAATGATCTTGAGGTAGTGGGAAGATTTGATAAAATAGCCATACGTAACCTTATTGGTATTGTTGATTTAGATTGTGACGGCAATAAAGAGATAGTCTGTGTTTCGATTGAAGGTAATTTGATGGTTTTGGATAAAAACCTGCAATGTATAATGAAATATGATGAGAGAGATATTAGTGAAGCCAGTGTGAAGATTTTTGATCCCGGATTTGGAAATAGCAAGCAGATATTGGTTTACCAGGAAAGCAATTTCATCTTTT
This sequence is a window from Candidatus Stygibacter australis. Protein-coding genes within it:
- a CDS encoding response regulator, which encodes MRKKVKKHDNVTTIMLVEDEEINLRLMEGMLGHLGHKVIPARNGREAIKKFNKFHPDIVLLDILMPRVSGIEVLKEIRAKDTGTIVIMVTASNKEEHAIESLRLGANNYLKKPVHYDDLVPLIHKYNSTIQKKSLEKLVLSKMISRKFTMEIENDLQIIPKIAQYLANETSTIFDKDDIISVNIALLELLVNAYEHGNLGISYEDKSKAIAEKRLDRLYQERTNNPAYKNRKIKIEFTLEKDSCEWFITDQGDGFSSVKYTELDDNDRENEHGRGIFISNFHLDELEYVDKGNIVRALKKKK
- a CDS encoding ATP-binding protein yields the protein MKVAEFFFILFILLIVSCRLHDYPQTLVEESQHSKKEVSRFEVIDLNDDGEDEILTVKEKDNEFSEIILQDGNFETFSQLNYLANINRLSFFDVNGDREKEIFVSGVTPNGEIFLNQVHYEWKKTLHRSEKPLLLKNRQDKLPIGKRCYSNFGVEGMLDIDDDGTQEIIIRGAAGFACYPRGLWLIDAKTGEEKWHYEIAGNILCVNNADLDQDGETEFILSTEANKNQGNIINQTDDHHSYLIILNKYGETLFREELSRGYSKIYSFLEDIDVDGNDEIIAVKTTWGKQQERNGIYIYKWVNNRLSLLREKQFEIPFSRNGGVYCEDLDNDGKSEVFVITAENELLVFNNDLEVVGRFDKIAIRNLIGIVDLDCDGNKEIVCVSIEGNLMVLDKNLQCIMKYDERDISEASVKIFDPGFGNSKQILVYQESNFIFYDYKPVGFSQVFYLKLFIVFLAFIFVIFILRHYFRTKHSIKISTIILDNLQAGVMVVNKSGRIFFSNEQIIGILGTKLRRNRKLIDVCLPVSNEYEKYCASEKTEQKIKLDYLQNNRNLEIHFKSLKDKSGCVMIAISDQTDILQLQEKADWAETARGLSHGIRKHLNNIQLATEQIATNKDSKIQRLSPVIKEEINNLKYFVQSFQRFTELKKLSLQLLDANELIKQYLEAKLTEFPDRIRFTSEIEHDLPWLKIDKIRFAEVLDNLLNNALEAIEEEGKIILKAYRWEENSNVVKFCLEISDTGCGISPDIIKNIFVPYFTTKASGTGIGLPLVKKMMNEFEGRVEAESKSEVGTTIRLVFPAYSKGEV